The Amaranthus tricolor cultivar Red isolate AtriRed21 chromosome 6, ASM2621246v1, whole genome shotgun sequence genome has a segment encoding these proteins:
- the LOC130815606 gene encoding uncharacterized protein LOC130815606 — MAAFDGTSCPKEHLMAYKNLMLLYTTNPALWCKFFPTTLTGVALTWYTSLPRRSIHTFAQLESKFLGHFVASRRQEKSNFHLLSITQLEGESISSYLSKFHEAVLEAHDPKKRRSEKKDPISSNHSSRSREEHSSRRDRNYLPRRPEPPSDMGPPRSRHIYVAEGESRTRNLPDGEHGHTLAQCRELKRILHQLADEGELSRFINRKDYGTRGDAERRPWNQKRNKARRETSNTQGTINMIFSGYTEEYPTIRAAKDSVHTLFKGPQKPPQVGRS, encoded by the exons atggcggccttcgatggaacATCCTGCCCCAAGGAACACTTGATGGCATACAAAAACTTGATGTTGCTGTACACCACCAACCCAGCATTATGGTGcaaattcttcccaactactctcaCAGGAGTAGCCTTGACGTGGTACACCTCTCTTCCAAGGAGAAGTATCCACACCTTTGCCCAATTAGAGAGCAAATTCCTAGGTCACTTTGTGGCAtccagaaggcaggagaaatcaaacttccatttgCTTAGCATAACGCAACTGGAAGGGGAATCCATATCATCGTATCTGAGTAAATTCCACGAGGCAGTACTGGAG gcacatgaccccAAAAAACGAAGGTCAGAAAAAAAGGATCCAATATCCTCCAATCATTCCTCAAGGAGCAGAGAGGAACATTCATCAAGGAGGGATAGAAACTACTTGCCGCGTCGTCCAGAACCTCCGTCAGATATGGGGCCTCCACGATCCAGACACATATATGTCGCTGAAGGGGAGTCCAGAACGCGAAATCTACCAGATGGAG AACACGGCCACACTTTGGCCCAATGTCGCGAACTCAAGCGTATCCTACATCAGCTAGCCGACGAGGGGGAGCTATCAAGGTTCATCAATCGAAAAGACTATGGCACGAGAGGTGACGCGGAAAGAAGGCCTTGGAACCAGAAAAGAAACAAGGCTAGGCGCGAAACTTCCAACACACAAGGAACCATCAATATGATTTTCAGCGGCTACACCGAGGAATATCCTACAATCCGCGCCGCGAAAGACAGCGTCCATACTCTGTTCAAAGGACCCCAAAAACCACCTCAAGTGGGCCGATCATGA
- the LOC130814976 gene encoding peroxisomal fatty acid beta-oxidation multifunctional protein AIM1-like, whose amino-acid sequence MSGSRVSMQVGNDGVAIITISNPPVNSLAVPIIAGIKEKYDEAMKRSDVKAIVITGENGKFSGGFDINVFEKVHKTGDLSIMPDVSVDLVVNTIEDARKPSVAAIQGLALGGGLELAMGCHARVSAPGAQLGLPELSLGVIPGFGGTQRLPRLLGLHKAVEIMLSSKPITSEEGMKLGLIDAIAPPQELLKVACMWALDISEGRKPFVRSLHMSNKLGSLAKAQNVLMKARQKAKQTARNMPQHQACLDVIEEGILRGGYAGVLKEASVFKELVLTDTAKGLVHSFFAQRMTSKVPGVTDVGLKPRHIKKVAVIGGGLMGSGIATALLLSNIHVVLKEVNADFLAKGIKSIQGNVRGLVTRGKLVQDKAEKALLSLRGVLDYSEFKDVDMVIEAVVENVPLKQTIFSDLEKVCPPDCILATNTSTIDLNLVGERTNSQNRIIGAHFFSPAHVMPLLEIVRTNKTSAQVILDLIAVGKTIKKVPVVVGNCTGFAVNRAFFPYNQSAHLLANLGVDIFRIDKVISDFGLPMGPFQLQDLAGYGVALAVGKEFCAAFPDRTFSSPLVELLVKNGRNGRNNGRGYYLYEKGSKPKPDLSVLTIIEESRRLTNIMPGGKPISVSDQEILEMILFPVVNEACRVLDEGVVVRASDLDVASVLGMSFPSYRGGLVFWADTVGASHIYDCLKKWSNLYGNFFKPSQFLEERTSKGLLLSAPAPPSSSRSRL is encoded by the exons ATGTCGGGATCTCGAGTTTCTATGCAAGTTGGGAACGATGGCGTTGCTATCATTACTATTTCGAATCCTCCTGTTAATTCTTTAGCAGTTCCCA TAATTGCgggaattaaagaaaaatacgATGAAGCTATGAAGAGAAGTGATGTCAAAGCTATTGTTATTACTG GTGAGAATGGGAAGTTTTCTGGTGGTTTTGACATCAATGTTTTTGAGAAAGTTCACAAGACCG GAGATTTGTCTATAATGCCGGATGTATCCGTTGATCTTGTGGTCAACACAATTGAAG ATGCACGAAAGCCATCAGTTGCTGCCATACAAGGACTTGCACTTGGAGGTGGCTTAGAATTGGCTATG GGATGTCATGCGCGCGTTTCTGCCCCCGGAGCGCAACTTGGATTGCCTGAGCTATCACTAGGAGTTATTCCCGGTTTTGGAG GAACACAACGTCTTCCTAGGCTTCTTGGTCTACACAAGGCTGTTGAGATTATGTTG TCTTCAAAACCAATAACATCAGAAGAAGGCATGAAGCTCGGGCTTATTGATGCTATTGCGCCTCCTCAAGAGTTGCTGAAGGTAGCATGCATGTGGGCTTTGGATATTTCCGAGGGGCGGAAGCCCTTTGTAAGATCCCTCCACATGTCTAACAAACTAGGTTCTCTCGCCAAAGCACAAAATGTGCTGATGAAGGCTAGGCAAAAGGCGAAACAGACTGCTAGAAACATGCCTCAGCACCAAGCCTGTCTTGATGTTATTGAGGAGGGTATATTGCGTGGAGGCTATGCTGGGGTCTTGAAG GAGGCTAGTGTTTTTAAGGAGCTAGTTCTAACGGATACTGCTAAAGGCCTGGTGCACAGCTTTTTTGCTCAACGCATGACATCAAAG GTTCCAGGTGTTACCGATGTTGGACTAAAACCAAGGCATATTAAGAAAGTTGCTGTCATTGGTGGGGGCTTAATGGGTTCTGGCATTGCAACAGCTTTATTGTTGAGCAATATACATGTTGTTTTGAAGGAAGTTAATGCTGATTTTCTTGCCAAGGGAATAAAATCTATTCAAG GCAACGTCAGAGGCTTAGTGACTAGAGGGAAGTTGGTACAGGACAAGGCAGAGAAAGCACTTCTATCACTCAGAGGTGTCTTGGACTACTCAGAATTCAAAGATGTTGATATGGTCATTGAG GCTGTTGTCGAAAATGTACCTTTGAAACAAACGATATTTAGTGACCTGGAGAAAGTCTGCCCTCCTGACTGTATTTTAGCGACAAACACATCAACTATTGACCTCAATTTGGTTGGAGAAAGGACCAATTCTCAGAACCGCATCATTGGGGCACATTTTTTTAG TCCTGCGCATGTCATGCCTCTACTGGAAATTGTGCGAACAAATAAGACTTCTGCTCAAGTTATTCTTGATCTCATTGCAGTTGGTAAGACCATCAAAAAGGTGCCTGTTGTGGTTGGTAACTGTACCGGGTTTGCTGTCAATAGGGCTTTCTTCCCATACAATCAGAGTGCTCATCTTTTGGCGAACTTGGGGGTCGACATTTTCAGGATCGACAAAGTGATTAGTGATTTTGGCCTTCCTATGGGACCTTTTCA GCTTCAAGATTTAGCTGGATATGGAGTTGCACTTGCAGTAGGAAAAGAATTCTGTGCCGCCTTCCCTGATCGTACTTTCAGTTCTCCTTTAGTCGAACTTCTTGTCAAAAATGGACGAAATG GTAGAAACAATGGAAGAGGATACTATTTATATGAAAAAGGGAGCAAGCCGAAACCTGATCTCTCTGTGTTAACCATCATTGAAGAATCTAGAAGGTTGACAAATATTATGCCAGGAGGAAAG CCTATATCTGTATCTGACCAAGAGATCTTGGAGATGATACTCTTTCCTGTAGTGAATGAGGCATGTCGTGTTCTAGATGAAGGAGTGGTGGTTCGAGCATCTGATTTAGATGTAGCTTCTGTTCTTGGGATGAGTTTCCCTTCATATCG tGGTGGTCTTGTATTTTGGGCAGATACAGTTGGAGCTAGCCACATATATGACTGTCTGAAGAAGTGGTCTAACCTGTATGGAAATTTCTTTAAACCATCACAATTCTTGGAGGAAAGGACTAGCAAAGGCTTGTTACTG AGTGCACCTGCTCCACCATCTTCTTCAAGATCACGCTTGTAG
- the LOC130814977 gene encoding uncharacterized protein LOC130814977, which yields MLPQDLTFSKSLNPFLFIPKNPQFKSKKIVKPILISIPKSPLSFLKLFFLQNPKPSKITHKCLPFPPAAGRSKKTPTTGRIEGSAELRREAKRNARRKSRKLAESLFYRLKNPHKSHADNFTEDELQMIGLGYDRMVRFMSKDDPNLKHPYDWYKYGEFGPYSWRGIVVGDPIRGRMSDECATIIGEVRSHEEWEKIEQHEMCEDFGNRLNKLDSNVGFQNYWVFVRHPRWRLSDKPWEQWTLVSEIVLEAGDQRLDKWNLMGRLGNKTRGLITQCAAWMRPDIIYVKRPVFQCRFEPQANFFKAMIPFLDPETEQDFLFELEDDEGRVQLCTYFGGLCKLVRVSPKAFVDDVVKAYEKLSDENKSKCLEFLLMNHPVQLLHPYTKEWKVKLEEMELGCDAPDDEDDISSNYSNDNVSEKEFSEWVEDDGDENNDDDDEDDYVLDDDDDDDDVVMNTNDGEEENEEEGELGLQDEDVDVEEDEKYWKEQFDKAIRSNDEMENLVKRSVERSSKFYAKQLRGEIEKNESENLKDDDGNETVLRGKRAKVSREEWKLIGMGPWRKRIKKSRIPPELFLRAAVRPFTYRNLVKEIVLTRHAILDGEIGQES from the coding sequence ATGTTACCTCAAGACCTCACCTTTTCTAAATCCTTAAACCCTTTTCTTTTCATCCCTAAAAACCctcaattcaaatcaaaaaagatagttaAGCCAATTTTGATTTCCATCCCAAAATCTCCTCTTTCATTCCTAAAACTTTTTTTtctccaaaaccctaaaccttccAAAATTACCCACAAATGTCTTCCTTTTCCTCCTGCAGCTGGTCGCAGCAAGAAAACACCTACAACTGGTCGTATAGAAGGCAGTGCTGAGCTTCGTCGCGAGGCTAAACGCAATGCTAGGAGAAAATCCCGCAAATTAGCTGAAAGTTTGTTTTACCGACTCAAAAACCCACATAAATCTCATGCTGATAATTTTACAGAAGATGAACTTCAGATGATTGGTTTAGGGTACGATAGAATGGTTAGGTTTATGAGCAAAGATGATCCAAATTTAAAACACCCATATGATTGGTATAAGTATGGTGAATTTGGTCCATATTCTTGGCGTGGGATTGTTGTTGGGGACCCAATTCGAGGTCGAATGTCGGATGAGTGCGCTACAATTATAGGTGAGGTGAGGAGTCATGAGGAGTGGGAAAAGATTGAGCAACATGAAATGTGTGAGGATTTTGGGAATAGGTTGAATAAGCTTGATTCTAATGTGGGTTTCCAGAATTATTGGGTGTTTGTTCGACATCCGAGATGGCGGCTTAGTGATAAGCCATGGGAACAATGGACATTGGTGAGTGAGATAGTGCTTGAAGCTGGTGATCAAAGGTTGGATAAATGGAATTTGATGGGTAGATTAGGGAACAAAACTAGGGGTTTGATTACTCAATGTGCAGCTTGGATGAGACCTGATATAATTTATGTGAAGAGACCGGTTTTTCAATGCCGGTTTGAGCCTCAAGCGAACTTCTTTAAGGCGATGATTCCGTTTCTTGATCCTGAAACTGAGCAGGATTTTTTGTTTGAGTTGGAGGATGATGAGGGTAGAGTTCAATTGTGCACTTACTTTGGTGGGTTGTGTAAGCTTGTGAGGGTGAGTCCGAAGGCCTTTGTGGATGATGTGGTGAAGGCTTATGAGAAACTGAGTGATGAAAATAAGTCGAAATGCTTGgagtttttgttgatgaatcATCCTGTTCAACTTTTGCATCCTTACACTAAGGAATGGAAGGTGAAATTAGAAGAAATGGAGTTGGGATGTGATGCTCCTGATGATGAGGATGATATTAGTTCAAATTATAGTAATGATAATGTAAGTGAGAAAGAGTTTAGTGAATGGGTTGAGGATGATGGAGATGAgaacaatgatgatgatgatgaggatgacTATGTactagatgatgatgatgatgatgatgatgttgtgaTGAACACAAATGATGGCGAGGAAGAGAATGAGGAAGAGGGTGAATTGGGATTGCAAGACGAGGATGTGGATGTCGAAGAGGATGAAAAGTATTGGAAAGAACAGTTTGACAAGGCAATAAGAAGTAACGACGAGATGGAGAATCTTGTGAAACGGAGTGTGGAAAGATCGAGCAAATTCTATGCCAAGCAATTAAGGGGAGAGATCGAGAAGAATGAAAGCGAGAATTTGAAGGATGATGATGGCAATGAGACTGTTTTGAGAGGTAAACGAGCAAAGGTGAGTCGAGAAGAATGGAAGTTGATAGGGATGGGTCCTTGGAGGAAGAGGATTAAGAAGAGTAGAATCCCACCAGAACTGTTTCTGAGAGCTGCTGTTAGACCTTTTACATACAGAAATCTTGTCAAGGAAATTGTGTTAACAAGACATGCAATTTTAGATGGTGAAATTGGACAAGAGAGTTGA